The following are encoded in a window of Rosa chinensis cultivar Old Blush chromosome 4, RchiOBHm-V2, whole genome shotgun sequence genomic DNA:
- the LOC112195865 gene encoding B3 domain-containing protein Os03g0622200: MGSCSRRREDEDSEFPGFYKCVDYSVLLKGKLKIPRDFCENFEGKMPQQCRLQTLSGTWHVDVKNISGEFFLKKGWKEFVVANRLKLGECVVFDYIGHAKFYVEIYGHNHCSKSSKAMRSERLLDDDSDDHNVVFVYSDSDSEPRNSEISLESETECPRKSGYGKILSRRGRAGNSATIRCFGNPCFSVKMCQTHVTKGPLLTPRSFMRNIHKPKKVKLQVGDMAWDVNWIHPYQQSSRFSGGWLHFASQNRLQEGDFCDFELISKTIEVAVMKVSIRKM, translated from the exons ATGGGTTCTTGCAGCAGAAGAAGAGAGGATGAAGACTCTGAATTTCCAGGCTTCTACAAGTGTGTTGATTATTCTGTTCTTCTAAAGGGGAAGCTT AAAATCCCCCGAGATTTTTGCGAGAACTTTGAAGGAAAGATGCCTCAACAGTGCCGTCTTCAGACTCTTTCTGGAACTTGGCATGTTGATGTGAAAAATATTAGCGGAGAGTTCTTCTTGAAAAAGGGCTGGAAGGAATTTGTTGTGGCAAATCGTTTGAAACTAGGTGAATGTGTAGTCTTTGATTACATTGGACATGCAAAGTTCTATGTTGAGATCTATGGACACAATCACTGCAGCAAGAGTTCAAAGGCAATGAGAAGTGAGAGGCTTCTTGATGATGACTCTGATGATCATAATGTTGTTTTTGTTTACTCGGATTCTGATTCTGAACCTCGAAACAGTGAAATCAGCTTGGAGTCTGAAACTGAGTGTCCTA GGAAATCAGGTTATGGAAAAATATTGTCAAGGAGAGGAAGAGCTGGTAACTCAGCCACCATAAGATGTTTTGGTAATCCTTGCTTCAGTGTTAAGATGTGCCAAACTCATGTGACCAAGGGACCACTG CTCACACCAAGGAGCTTCATGAGGAACATACATAAGCCAAAGAAAGTCAAGCTTCAAGTTGGAGACATGGCCTGGGATGTGAACTGGATCCATCCTTACCAGCAATCTAGCAGGTTCAGTGGAGGTTGGCTACACTTTGCTAGCCAGAACAGGTTGCAAGAGGGAGATTTCTGTGACTTTGAGCTGATTTCAAAGACAATTGAGGTTGCAGTGATGAAGGTTTCTATTAGGAAAATGTAG